The Halarchaeum grantii genome includes a window with the following:
- the rpmD gene encoding 50S ribosomal protein L30, with protein MQAIVQLRGEVDMRETVEDTLSMLNLHRVNHATFVPETDTYSGMIAKVNDYVAYGEPSLETVKALVAKRAEPLEGDADVDDEWVEENTDYDDVDDLAHALYNEKTTLREEGLSPVLRLHPPRGGHQGIKQPQSQGGQLGKQTTEQVDELLERMR; from the coding sequence ATGCAGGCGATCGTTCAGCTCCGCGGTGAGGTCGACATGCGCGAGACCGTCGAGGACACGCTCTCGATGCTCAATCTCCACCGCGTCAACCACGCGACGTTCGTTCCGGAGACGGACACGTACTCCGGAATGATCGCGAAGGTGAACGACTACGTCGCCTACGGCGAGCCGTCGCTCGAGACGGTCAAGGCGCTCGTCGCGAAGCGCGCCGAGCCCCTCGAGGGCGACGCCGACGTCGACGACGAGTGGGTCGAGGAGAACACCGACTACGACGACGTCGACGACCTCGCTCACGCGCTGTACAACGAGAAGACGACGCTCCGCGAGGAGGGTCTCTCTCCGGTGCTGCGCCTGCACCCGCCGCGCGGCGGTCATCAGGGCATCAAGCAGCCCCAGTCGCAGGGTGGACAGCTCGGCAAGCAGACGACCGAGCAGGTCGACGAGCTCCTCGAGAGGATGCGATAA
- the secY gene encoding preprotein translocase subunit SecY, protein MGWKEAAEPYLTRMPTVSRPEGHVPFKRKLAWTGFILVVYFFLTNVSIWGLGAGASDLYGQFRSLLAGGQGSLLQLGIGPIVTASIVLQLLGGANLLGLDTNDPRDQAIYQGLQKFLVLVMICLTGLPLVFLGGFLPADTALAASLGVGTLGVKWLIFAQIFIGGVLILYMDEVVSKWGVGSGIGLFIIAGVSQSLVGGLLYWGGGTGEMGVFPYWINVLLGNISGVTLSSVVFNSTVGLLPIFTTLLIYAIVVYAESVRVEIPLSHARVKGARGRFPVKLIYASVLPMILVRALQANIQFVGRILKSWLGTGMPTWLGQYTTDMQVTGGLFYYLAPIHSPSDWMWWTSGASGAEPWQILLRVSADLTFMVIGGAIFAIFWVETADMGPESTAKQIQNSGMQIPGFRQNVGVIEKVMERYIPQVTVIGGALVGLLAVLANMMGTIGGVSGTGLLLTISITYKLYEEIAEEQLMEMHPMMRQMFN, encoded by the coding sequence ATGGGCTGGAAGGAAGCTGCCGAGCCGTACCTCACTCGGATGCCGACCGTCTCGCGCCCGGAGGGCCACGTGCCCTTCAAGCGCAAGCTGGCGTGGACGGGCTTCATCCTGGTGGTGTACTTCTTCCTGACGAACGTCTCGATCTGGGGGCTCGGCGCAGGGGCGTCCGACCTGTACGGACAGTTCCGTAGCCTGCTCGCCGGCGGCCAGGGGTCGCTACTCCAGTTGGGTATCGGCCCCATCGTCACGGCGAGTATCGTCCTCCAGTTGCTCGGCGGAGCGAACCTGCTCGGGTTGGACACCAACGACCCGCGCGATCAGGCGATCTATCAGGGCCTCCAGAAGTTCCTGGTGCTCGTGATGATCTGCCTGACCGGGCTGCCGCTGGTGTTCCTCGGCGGCTTCCTGCCTGCCGACACCGCGCTCGCCGCCTCACTCGGGGTCGGAACCCTCGGTGTGAAGTGGCTGATCTTCGCCCAGATCTTCATCGGTGGCGTCCTCATCCTCTACATGGACGAGGTCGTCTCGAAGTGGGGCGTCGGCTCCGGTATCGGGCTGTTCATCATCGCGGGGGTTTCACAGAGCCTCGTCGGTGGACTGCTCTACTGGGGCGGCGGCACGGGCGAGATGGGCGTCTTCCCGTACTGGATCAACGTCCTGCTCGGGAACATCTCGGGCGTCACGCTCAGCTCCGTGGTGTTCAACTCGACGGTCGGCCTGCTCCCGATCTTCACGACGCTCCTGATCTACGCGATCGTCGTGTACGCGGAGTCGGTCCGCGTCGAGATCCCGCTCAGCCACGCTCGAGTGAAGGGCGCTCGCGGTCGCTTCCCGGTGAAGCTCATCTACGCGAGCGTCCTGCCGATGATCCTGGTACGCGCCCTACAGGCGAACATCCAGTTCGTCGGTCGGATCCTCAAGAGCTGGCTCGGCACCGGGATGCCCACGTGGCTCGGCCAGTACACGACCGACATGCAGGTCACCGGTGGCCTGTTCTACTACCTCGCCCCCATTCACAGTCCCTCGGATTGGATGTGGTGGACGAGCGGGGCGTCGGGCGCTGAGCCGTGGCAGATCCTGCTCCGGGTCTCCGCCGACCTGACCTTCATGGTCATCGGCGGTGCCATCTTCGCGATCTTCTGGGTGGAGACCGCGGACATGGGGCCGGAGTCGACCGCGAAGCAGATCCAGAACTCGGGGATGCAGATTCCCGGGTTCCGACAGAACGTCGGGGTCATCGAGAAGGTCATGGAGCGCTACATCCCGCAGGTCACCGTCATCGGTGGCGCGCTCGTCGGCCTGCTCGCCGTCCTCGCGAACATGATGGGCACCATCGGTGGCGTCTCCGGCACCGGGCTGCTGCTGACGATCTCCATCACGTACAAGTTGTACGAGGAGATCGCCGAGGAGCAGCTCATGGAGATGCATCCGATGATGCGCCAGATGTTCAACTAG
- the cmk gene encoding (d)CMP kinase yields the protein MLITISGPPGSGKSTVAAFLAAELGYEHVSGGDIFRALADERGYTLAEFNELAEEDESVDRDLDAQLRETARDRDDLVLESRLAGWMAGEHADLKFWLDASLDVRARRIADREGKAVDVARRETAERERSEKRRYREYYGIDFDDRSIYDLAVNTARWGEATVPRLVLDAVESYESARDEGETPVEGVRYEF from the coding sequence ATGTTGATCACCATCTCCGGGCCGCCGGGGAGCGGGAAGAGTACGGTCGCGGCGTTCCTCGCGGCCGAGCTCGGCTACGAGCACGTGAGCGGCGGCGACATCTTCCGCGCGCTCGCGGACGAGCGCGGGTACACGCTCGCGGAGTTCAACGAACTCGCCGAGGAGGACGAGAGCGTGGACCGGGACTTGGACGCGCAGCTCCGGGAGACGGCGCGCGACCGCGACGACCTCGTCTTGGAGTCGCGTCTCGCCGGCTGGATGGCGGGCGAGCACGCGGACTTGAAGTTCTGGTTGGACGCGTCGCTCGACGTTCGCGCACGGCGCATCGCCGACCGCGAGGGGAAGGCGGTCGACGTGGCGCGACGCGAGACGGCGGAGCGCGAGCGCTCGGAGAAACGGCGGTATCGGGAGTACTACGGCATCGACTTCGACGATCGCTCCATCTACGACCTCGCGGTGAACACGGCGCGCTGGGGGGAGGCGACGGTTCCGCGCCTCGTCCTCGATGCCGTGGAGTCCTACGAGTCCGCGCGGGACGAGGGTGAGACGCCGGTCGAAGGCGTGCGGTACGAGTTCTGA
- a CDS encoding helix-turn-helix transcriptional regulator, protein MTRRPGRDQHDFGDFDEPADAADLDGDDALALFDDGVLDGDQHAPDLEDSDNEDISDLSLEEIDGRCCRFCQETFDRRSEDGRHRCDGRHDLDELLHEQQTTTYQKTAPHEFQAYFYYGQHRSTPGRKPFSAFYAIRGAMLGDNGRLDELPLGKDLDPSDHPDLPRFQFQGETWRLSRLTYQKGNIEPHENMDFDSTYEFYISVCAEDGLEEKKASLHITPAWSGMTSKSGKSIPVPRDFEGLSVDVQGSNLEPDAYPKLVNRVVDEIVDTETGGRMHRYVAPKLVHPDSRITQFERYVRIDRQKSKQVVGWEGALKRLMEFAGREGQKLVYYRDDTDIEGHLHRVEVDNRAAGKLISGHSLGKKFKHYHPRTVNDDEDSPLYHPKIGVALDSKKSGGSITWSDRDRLDRELDEALINLLHWSDLPTGPHPWIFVEDEYFEVGAEDRNIATHPDPTPELRAEQEHLVTRVFSPDAMGDRELDVLEVLTDGGEDQHYSEVADSADISTRTLWRALERLEGIVESDNGNLKFVTNHLKKSVHQAVDSLRSAVETTGRKIANQLSAANLDADSALAKWMNRYGVSFADAAEDDLEIDLGATRYSRKEVAALLRAGHKAWIRAGLGTERFETANLRWINENGERQTETSRIVRVVGSELRYLGEPEHLLSSSTVLG, encoded by the coding sequence ATGACGCGTCGCCCCGGACGCGACCAGCACGACTTCGGCGACTTCGACGAGCCTGCCGACGCCGCCGACCTCGACGGCGATGATGCGCTCGCTCTCTTCGACGACGGCGTCCTCGACGGCGACCAGCACGCTCCCGACCTGGAGGACAGCGACAACGAGGACATCAGCGACCTCTCCCTCGAGGAGATCGACGGACGCTGTTGTCGGTTCTGCCAGGAGACGTTCGACCGTCGTTCCGAGGACGGTCGCCATCGCTGCGACGGACGCCACGATCTCGACGAACTCCTTCACGAGCAGCAGACCACGACCTACCAGAAGACTGCGCCCCACGAGTTCCAGGCGTACTTCTACTACGGTCAGCACAGGAGCACGCCGGGCCGGAAGCCGTTCAGCGCGTTCTACGCGATCCGGGGAGCGATGCTCGGAGACAACGGCCGTCTCGACGAGCTCCCGCTCGGGAAGGATCTTGACCCGAGCGACCATCCCGACCTTCCGCGCTTCCAGTTCCAGGGCGAGACCTGGAGGCTCTCGCGACTCACCTACCAGAAGGGGAACATCGAGCCGCACGAAAACATGGACTTCGACTCGACGTACGAGTTCTACATCTCCGTGTGTGCCGAGGACGGCCTCGAGGAGAAGAAGGCCAGTCTCCACATCACGCCCGCGTGGAGCGGGATGACGTCGAAGTCCGGGAAGTCGATTCCTGTTCCGAGAGACTTCGAGGGCCTGAGCGTCGACGTGCAGGGTTCGAACCTTGAGCCGGACGCCTATCCGAAGCTCGTGAACCGCGTCGTCGACGAGATCGTCGATACCGAGACCGGCGGTCGGATGCATCGATACGTCGCGCCGAAGCTCGTCCACCCGGACAGCCGCATCACCCAGTTCGAGCGCTACGTCCGCATCGACCGGCAGAAGAGCAAACAGGTCGTCGGCTGGGAAGGCGCGCTCAAACGTCTCATGGAGTTCGCCGGCCGCGAGGGCCAGAAGCTCGTCTACTACCGCGACGACACCGACATCGAGGGGCACCTCCATCGCGTCGAAGTCGACAACCGCGCAGCGGGAAAGCTCATCTCCGGGCACTCGCTCGGCAAGAAGTTCAAGCACTATCACCCTCGAACCGTCAACGACGACGAAGACAGCCCGCTCTACCATCCGAAGATCGGCGTCGCTCTCGACAGCAAGAAGTCGGGGGGCTCGATCACCTGGAGCGACCGCGACCGACTCGACCGCGAACTCGACGAGGCGCTCATCAACCTCCTTCACTGGTCCGACCTCCCGACCGGCCCGCACCCGTGGATCTTCGTCGAGGACGAGTACTTCGAGGTCGGCGCCGAGGACCGGAACATCGCGACCCATCCCGACCCGACGCCCGAACTCCGCGCCGAGCAGGAGCATCTCGTCACGCGCGTCTTCTCCCCCGACGCGATGGGTGACCGCGAGCTCGACGTCCTGGAGGTCCTCACTGACGGCGGCGAAGACCAACACTACAGCGAGGTCGCCGACTCGGCGGACATCTCCACCCGCACGCTCTGGCGCGCCCTCGAACGCCTCGAGGGAATCGTCGAGAGCGACAACGGGAACCTGAAGTTCGTCACCAACCACCTGAAGAAGTCCGTCCACCAGGCCGTCGACTCGCTTCGGTCAGCCGTGGAGACCACCGGCCGGAAGATCGCGAACCAGCTGTCCGCCGCGAACCTCGACGCCGACAGCGCTCTCGCGAAGTGGATGAACCGCTACGGCGTCTCCTTCGCCGACGCCGCCGAGGACGACCTCGAGATCGACCTCGGCGCCACGCGCTACAGCCGGAAGGAGGTCGCCGCCCTCCTCCGCGCTGGCCACAAGGCGTGGATCCGCGCCGGCCTCGGAACCGAGCGCTTCGAGACCGCGAACCTCCGCTGGATCAACGAGAACGGCGAGCGACAGACTGAGACGAGTCGGATCGTCCGAGTCGTCGGTAGCGAGCTTCGCTATCTTGGCGAGCCGGAACACCTCCTGTCCTCGAGCACGGTCCTCGGCTGA
- a CDS encoding adenylate kinase, whose amino-acid sequence MSDPRILILGAPGAGKGTQSKRLCEAYGIEHITTGDALRANKQMETEYGTPAEYMDAGELVPDPLVNEIVAAALEDADGFVLDGYPRNESQVEYLEDATELDVVLYLDVSEEELVRRLTGRRVCPDCGASYHVEFNAPEETGVCDECGAELVQRDDDTEETVRERLKTYEENTEDVIEHYRSTDEFVEVDGEQTPDEVWADVKAAVDSRTE is encoded by the coding sequence ATGAGCGACCCGCGCATTCTCATTCTCGGCGCACCGGGCGCTGGGAAGGGGACGCAGTCGAAGCGGCTCTGTGAGGCGTACGGCATCGAGCACATCACGACCGGGGATGCACTCCGCGCGAACAAGCAGATGGAGACGGAGTACGGGACGCCGGCGGAGTACATGGACGCGGGCGAACTCGTCCCGGACCCGCTCGTGAACGAGATCGTCGCGGCGGCGCTCGAGGACGCCGATGGGTTCGTCCTCGACGGCTATCCGCGCAACGAGAGTCAGGTCGAGTACTTGGAGGACGCGACGGAACTCGACGTGGTTCTCTACCTCGACGTCAGCGAGGAGGAACTCGTTCGCCGGCTGACCGGCCGTCGTGTCTGTCCGGACTGCGGTGCGTCCTATCACGTCGAGTTCAACGCGCCCGAGGAAACGGGGGTCTGCGACGAGTGCGGTGCGGAGCTCGTCCAGCGCGACGACGACACGGAGGAGACGGTCCGTGAGCGCCTGAAGACGTACGAGGAGAACACGGAGGACGTCATCGAGCACTACCGAAGCACCGACGAGTTCGTCGAGGTCGACGGTGAGCAGACCCCGGACGAGGTCTGGGCGGACGTGAAGGCCGCCGTCGATTCGCGCACGGAGTAA
- a CDS encoding uL15m family ribosomal protein, producing MTSKKRRQRGSRTHGGGSHKNRRGAGHRGGRGRAGRDKHEFHNYEPIGKSGFKRPEKSQLDVAEITVRELDEDIALHVESGVAEETENGYRVDVRDVVEDGHEVDAVKVLGSGQVYNQLEVVADAFSESAVDLIEGEGGDALLTERGEELASEEDDEAEENED from the coding sequence ATGACGAGTAAGAAACGACGCCAGCGCGGTTCGCGCACGCACGGCGGTGGGTCGCACAAGAACCGGCGCGGCGCCGGTCACCGTGGTGGGCGCGGCCGCGCCGGCCGCGACAAGCACGAGTTCCACAACTACGAGCCGATCGGCAAAAGCGGCTTCAAGCGTCCGGAGAAGTCGCAGCTCGACGTCGCGGAGATCACCGTCCGCGAGCTCGACGAGGACATCGCGCTCCACGTCGAGTCGGGTGTCGCCGAGGAGACCGAGAACGGCTACCGGGTGGACGTCCGCGACGTCGTCGAGGACGGCCACGAGGTCGACGCCGTGAAGGTCCTCGGCTCCGGTCAGGTCTACAACCAGCTCGAAGTCGTCGCCGACGCGTTCAGCGAGTCCGCCGTCGACCTCATCGAGGGCGAGGGCGGTGACGCGCTCCTCACCGAGCGCGGCGAGGAGCTCGCGAGCGAAGAGGACGACGAAGCCGAAGAGAACGAGGACTAA
- a CDS encoding 50S ribosomal protein L18, translating into MASGPRYKVPMRRRREVRTDYHQRLRLLKSGKPRLVARKSNNNVTAQLVATGPHGDETLASAQATDLEEYGWDAPTGNLPSAYLTGYLAGLRAREVDLDEAVLDIGLNAATKGSKVFAIQEGVIDAGLDVPHNESVFADWSRTRGEHIADYAEQLDEPLYSGDFDATELPEHFDDVLESIQED; encoded by the coding sequence ATGGCTAGCGGACCACGATACAAGGTTCCGATGCGCCGCCGCCGCGAGGTCCGGACGGACTACCATCAGAGGTTGCGCCTCCTCAAGTCGGGCAAGCCCCGGCTTGTCGCTCGAAAGAGCAACAACAACGTCACGGCGCAGCTGGTCGCGACCGGTCCCCACGGCGACGAGACGCTCGCGAGTGCACAGGCGACCGACCTCGAAGAGTACGGCTGGGACGCGCCCACGGGGAACCTCCCGTCGGCCTACCTGACCGGCTACCTCGCGGGACTTCGCGCCCGTGAGGTCGACCTCGACGAGGCCGTGCTGGACATCGGGCTGAACGCCGCGACCAAGGGGTCGAAGGTGTTCGCCATCCAGGAGGGCGTCATCGACGCCGGCCTGGACGTCCCGCACAACGAGTCCGTCTTCGCGGACTGGTCGCGCACGCGCGGCGAGCACATCGCGGACTACGCAGAACAGCTCGACGAGCCGCTCTACAGCGGTGACTTCGACGCAACCGAACTCCCCGAGCACTTCGACGACGTGCTCGAATCCATCCAGGAGGACTAA
- a CDS encoding DUF106 domain-containing protein — protein sequence MARTAEKVRELVSEDPEMRASLTALLEHEDEAVEWRDVKGELTSGQWGRLIEKGILTEAGDGFRVDDPEAVREGLSDEDESPTASTSPSASASTDSDDEGSSWTTYDKLAGVVAVAMMAGYYYHPIRRIVGGVVDVVLGPIDAMLPFFVVIMILATFTGFYTSIIQANLMDFEKMSMYQEQMQEIQDRQKAAKERGDEEALERIREEQMEAMGDQLGMFKMQFRPMVWIMLLTIPVFLWMYWKLLTNGVTGAEASFVMPLVGQIHLLDRIAGFMPAWIVWYFLCSMGFSQVVRKGLGIQTTPT from the coding sequence ATGGCACGGACTGCGGAGAAAGTACGCGAGCTCGTCTCGGAGGACCCCGAGATGCGCGCGTCCCTCACGGCGCTCCTCGAACACGAGGACGAGGCCGTCGAGTGGCGCGACGTCAAGGGCGAGCTGACGAGCGGTCAGTGGGGACGCCTCATCGAGAAAGGCATCCTCACCGAGGCCGGCGATGGCTTCCGCGTCGACGACCCTGAGGCCGTTCGCGAGGGATTGTCGGACGAGGACGAGTCGCCGACGGCATCGACGTCTCCGTCGGCGTCCGCGTCGACGGACTCCGACGATGAGGGGTCGTCGTGGACGACCTACGACAAGCTCGCTGGCGTGGTCGCGGTCGCGATGATGGCCGGCTACTACTACCACCCGATCCGGCGGATCGTCGGTGGCGTCGTCGACGTGGTCCTCGGCCCGATCGACGCGATGCTGCCGTTCTTCGTCGTCATCATGATCCTCGCGACGTTCACGGGGTTCTACACGTCCATCATTCAGGCGAACCTGATGGACTTCGAGAAGATGTCGATGTACCAGGAGCAGATGCAGGAGATCCAGGACCGCCAGAAGGCCGCGAAGGAGCGCGGTGACGAGGAGGCCCTAGAGCGCATCCGGGAGGAGCAGATGGAGGCGATGGGCGATCAGCTCGGGATGTTCAAGATGCAGTTCCGGCCGATGGTCTGGATCATGCTCCTCACGATCCCGGTCTTCCTCTGGATGTACTGGAAGCTCCTGACGAACGGGGTGACGGGCGCCGAGGCGTCCTTCGTCATGCCGCTCGTCGGACAGATCCACCTCCTGGACCGCATCGCGGGGTTCATGCCGGCGTGGATCGTCTGGTACTTCCTCTGCTCGATGGGGTTCAGCCAGGTCGTCCGCAAGGGCCTGGGCATCCAGACGACGCCGACCTGA
- a CDS encoding 30S ribosomal protein S5, whose protein sequence is MSYNDSWQPQTRLGRLVQDGEIESMSEALNSGLPLKEPEIVDNLLPGLDDEVLDINMVQRMTDSGRRVKFRCVVAVGNRDGFVGYAEGRDDQVGGAIQKAIEVAKLNIIDVSRGCGSWECGCGRPHTVALKTTGKAGSVSVDLIPAPRGLGLAGGETVRNVLELAGIEDVWTKSAGKTRTTVNFAKATFNALQNTAEARIPERTREKREVIE, encoded by the coding sequence ATGAGCTACAACGACAGCTGGCAGCCCCAGACGCGACTCGGCCGCCTCGTTCAGGACGGCGAGATCGAGTCGATGTCGGAGGCGCTGAACTCCGGACTCCCGCTGAAGGAGCCCGAGATCGTCGACAACCTCCTTCCGGGGCTCGACGACGAGGTACTGGACATCAACATGGTCCAGCGGATGACGGACTCCGGCCGCCGGGTGAAGTTCCGGTGTGTCGTCGCGGTCGGTAACCGCGACGGCTTCGTCGGCTACGCCGAGGGTCGCGACGACCAGGTCGGCGGTGCCATCCAGAAGGCCATCGAGGTCGCGAAGCTGAACATCATCGACGTCTCCCGTGGCTGTGGGTCGTGGGAGTGTGGCTGTGGGCGTCCGCACACGGTCGCACTGAAGACGACCGGCAAGGCCGGGAGCGTCTCCGTCGACCTGATCCCCGCGCCGCGCGGCCTCGGCCTCGCGGGCGGTGAGACGGTCCGGAACGTCCTCGAACTCGCCGGTATCGAGGACGTCTGGACGAAGTCCGCCGGGAAGACCCGGACGACCGTGAACTTCGCGAAGGCGACGTTCAACGCGCTCCAGAACACGGCGGAAGCCCGCATTCCCGAGCGCACGCGCGAGAAGCGCGAGGTGATCGAGTGA
- a CDS encoding 50S ribosomal protein L6, producing the protein MTRIELEIPGDVDAEVDHLELTVEGPNGSVTRRLWYPDVRVSVEDGAVVIESENEDAKTNATVGTFESHVENMFHGVTEGWEYRMQVHYSHFPMQVNVEDEEVVIENFLGEKAPRRAQIRGDTDVQVDGEELTLSGSDKESVGQTAADIEQLTRVTDKDTRVFQDGVYIVEKPEKGGA; encoded by the coding sequence ATGACGCGAATAGAACTCGAAATCCCCGGAGACGTCGACGCGGAAGTCGACCACCTGGAGCTGACCGTCGAGGGGCCTAACGGCTCCGTCACGCGGCGGCTCTGGTACCCGGACGTGCGCGTGTCCGTCGAGGACGGCGCCGTCGTCATCGAATCGGAGAACGAGGACGCCAAGACGAACGCGACGGTCGGGACGTTCGAGAGCCACGTCGAGAACATGTTCCACGGCGTGACCGAGGGATGGGAGTACCGGATGCAAGTCCACTACTCTCACTTCCCGATGCAGGTCAACGTGGAGGATGAGGAAGTGGTCATCGAGAACTTCCTCGGCGAGAAGGCGCCCCGTCGCGCGCAGATCCGCGGCGACACGGACGTGCAGGTCGACGGCGAAGAGCTGACCCTCTCGGGCTCCGACAAGGAGTCCGTCGGGCAGACCGCCGCCGACATCGAGCAACTCACCCGTGTCACCGACAAGGACACGCGCGTCTTCCAGGACGGCGTCTACATCGTCGAGAAGCCCGAGAAGGGAGGTGCCTGA
- a CDS encoding RNA-guided pseudouridylation complex pseudouridine synthase subunit Cbf5, whose protein sequence is MLREAPDERDVDALRSFGVVNLDKPPGPSAHQVSAWIRDMIGVEKAAHAGTLDPKVTGCLPVLTGTATRLAPALLEGAKEYVAVLELHASAPTDYASVLAEFEGRLYQKPPRKSAVARRLRVREVYALEALEVSDDRRQILLRIRCESGTYVRKLCHDLGLALGTGAHMGHLRRTATGPFADGDLVSLQDLADALAEWREREADDWLRATLAPAERALTHLPSVTIAPSAAREVAEGAPVFAPGVIDAEDAETGTLVACYTPNEAVVCLGRLVGDPDAERGEVVSLERVLV, encoded by the coding sequence ATGCTCCGCGAAGCGCCGGACGAGCGCGACGTCGACGCGCTCCGGTCGTTCGGAGTGGTGAATCTGGACAAACCCCCGGGTCCGTCCGCCCACCAGGTCTCGGCGTGGATCCGGGACATGATCGGCGTCGAGAAGGCCGCACACGCCGGCACGCTCGACCCGAAGGTGACCGGCTGTCTCCCCGTGCTGACGGGGACGGCGACGCGACTCGCCCCGGCGCTCTTGGAGGGCGCGAAGGAGTACGTCGCCGTCCTCGAGCTGCACGCGAGCGCACCGACGGACTACGCGTCCGTGCTCGCGGAGTTCGAGGGGCGCCTCTACCAGAAGCCGCCGCGAAAGAGCGCGGTGGCGCGCCGACTCCGCGTCCGGGAAGTGTACGCACTCGAGGCGCTGGAGGTGAGCGACGACCGCCGGCAGATCCTCCTCCGGATCCGCTGTGAGAGCGGGACGTACGTCCGAAAGCTCTGTCACGACCTCGGCCTCGCGCTCGGAACGGGCGCGCACATGGGCCACCTCCGGCGGACGGCGACGGGGCCGTTCGCGGACGGCGACCTCGTCTCCCTTCAGGACCTCGCGGACGCGCTCGCGGAGTGGCGCGAGCGCGAGGCCGACGACTGGCTTCGAGCGACCCTTGCACCCGCCGAACGCGCCCTCACGCACTTGCCGTCGGTGACGATTGCGCCGTCGGCGGCGCGCGAAGTCGCCGAGGGCGCGCCCGTGTTCGCGCCGGGCGTCATCGACGCCGAGGACGCCGAGACCGGCACGCTCGTCGCGTGCTACACGCCGAACGAGGCGGTTGTCTGCCTCGGCCGTCTCGTCGGTGACCCCGACGCCGAACGCGGGGAAGTCGTCTCGCTCGAACGCGTCCTCGTGTAG
- a CDS encoding 50S ribosomal protein L32e, whose amino-acid sequence MADDEPQELEDISGVGPSKAEALREAGYETVEDVKAASQSDLADVDGVGNALAARIKADVGGLEVSEETEAELEEEASEAEAAEEEAEAVETELRPRGHADKTPELDEESERLLDKRRREGKPQFNRQDYHKKKRTPTSWRKPRGQLSKQRRGIKGKGPKVEAGFRTPKAVRGKHPSGFEEVRVHNADDLDGVDPDTEAVRIASKVGARKRETIEDQAEEAGIRVLNPTYVEVEVEE is encoded by the coding sequence ATGGCAGACGACGAACCACAGGAACTCGAAGACATCAGCGGCGTCGGCCCGAGCAAGGCCGAGGCGCTCCGCGAGGCCGGCTACGAGACGGTCGAGGACGTGAAGGCAGCGAGCCAGAGCGACCTCGCCGACGTGGACGGCGTCGGGAACGCGCTCGCGGCCCGTATCAAGGCCGACGTCGGCGGTCTCGAGGTCTCCGAGGAGACCGAGGCCGAACTCGAAGAGGAAGCGTCCGAGGCCGAAGCGGCCGAGGAAGAGGCGGAAGCGGTGGAGACGGAGCTCCGCCCGCGCGGCCACGCCGACAAGACGCCGGAGCTCGACGAGGAGTCCGAACGCCTCCTCGACAAGCGCCGGCGCGAAGGCAAGCCGCAGTTCAACCGCCAGGACTACCACAAGAAGAAGCGGACCCCGACCTCGTGGCGCAAGCCCCGCGGTCAGCTCTCGAAGCAGCGACGGGGCATCAAGGGCAAGGGCCCGAAGGTCGAGGCCGGCTTCCGGACGCCGAAAGCGGTGCGCGGGAAGCACCCGAGCGGCTTCGAGGAGGTCCGCGTGCACAACGCGGACGACCTCGACGGCGTCGATCCTGACACGGAAGCGGTCCGCATCGCCTCGAAGGTCGGCGCGCGCAAGCGCGAGACCATCGAGGACCAGGCCGAGGAGGCGGGCATCCGCGTCCTCAACCCGACCTACGTCGAAGTGGAGGTCGAAGAATGA
- a CDS encoding 50S ribosomal protein L19e, whose product MTDLSAQKRLAADVLDVGKNRVWFDPAAQEEIADAITREDIRDLVQQGTIQAEAKQGNSRGRARERDAKRAYGHRKGPGKRRGKAGARQNKKDEWKSSIRAQRQELRELRDSGELTPSQYRDLYNMAKGGEFDSVRRMHNYIEDQYGEQ is encoded by the coding sequence ATGACTGACCTGAGTGCACAGAAGCGACTCGCGGCCGACGTCCTCGACGTCGGGAAGAACCGCGTCTGGTTCGACCCCGCCGCCCAGGAGGAGATCGCGGACGCCATCACGCGTGAGGACATCCGTGACCTCGTCCAGCAGGGCACCATTCAGGCGGAAGCCAAGCAGGGCAACTCGCGTGGCCGCGCCCGGGAACGGGACGCGAAGCGCGCGTACGGCCACCGCAAGGGGCCGGGCAAGCGCCGCGGTAAGGCGGGCGCCCGCCAGAACAAGAAGGACGAGTGGAAGAGCAGCATCCGCGCACAGCGCCAGGAGCTCCGTGAGCTTCGGGACAGCGGTGAACTCACGCCATCCCAGTACCGTGACCTCTACAACATGGCGAAGGGTGGCGAGTTCGACAGCGTTCGCCGGATGCACAACTACATCGAAGACCAATACGGTGAGCAATAA